The following are encoded in a window of Thunnus albacares chromosome 9, fThuAlb1.1, whole genome shotgun sequence genomic DNA:
- the LOC122988379 gene encoding profilin-2-like isoform X1, whose protein sequence is MSWQSYVDNLMADGSCQDAAIVGYTDAKYVWASFVGGTFANISPEEIDVLIGKDREGFFTSGLTLGSKKCSVIRDSLQIDGDWTMDIRTKSQGGEPTYNVSVGRAGKALVFVMGKEGVHGGQLNKKAFQMAEYLRKSGY, encoded by the exons ATGTCCTGGCAAAGCTACGTGGACAACCTGATGGCTGACGGCAGCTGCCAGGACGCGGCCATTGTTGGGTACACGGACGCCAAATACGTCTGGGCATCTTTTGTCGGCGGTACCTTTGCCAACATATCG CCTGAAGAAATCGACGTGTTAATAGGAAAGGACCGCGAGGGATTCTTCACCAGTGGGCTGACCTTAGGTAGTAAAAAGTGCTCCGTAATCAGAGACAGCCTCCAAATTGACGGCGACTGGACAATGGACATCCGGACAAAGAGTCAAGGAGGAGAGCCAACATACAACGTTTCTGTAGGCAGAGCCGGCAAAG CATTGGTTTTTGTCATGGGGAAGGAAGGTGTCCATGGAGGGCAGCTCAACAAGAAAGCATTTCAGATGGCTGAGTACCTGAGGAAGTCCGGATACTAA
- the LOC122988379 gene encoding profilin-2-like isoform X2, protein MSWQSYVDNLMADGSCQDAAIVGYTDAKYVWASFVGGTFANISPEEIDVLIGKDREGFFTSGLTLGSKKCSVIRDSLQIDGDWTMDIRTKSQGGEPTYNVSVGRAGKVLVLVMGKEGVHGGGLNKKAYSMAKYLRDSGF, encoded by the exons ATGTCCTGGCAAAGCTACGTGGACAACCTGATGGCTGACGGCAGCTGCCAGGACGCGGCCATTGTTGGGTACACGGACGCCAAATACGTCTGGGCATCTTTTGTCGGCGGTACCTTTGCCAACATATCG CCTGAAGAAATCGACGTGTTAATAGGAAAGGACCGCGAGGGATTCTTCACCAGTGGGCTGACCTTAGGTAGTAAAAAGTGCTCCGTAATCAGAGACAGCCTCCAAATTGACGGCGACTGGACAATGGACATCCGGACAAAGAGTCAAGGAGGAGAGCCAACATACAACGTTTCTGTAGGCAGAGCCGGCAAAG tCTTGGTCTTGGTAATGGGCAAAGAAGGGGTCCATGGAGGCGGATTGAATAAGAAGGCATACTCGATGGCAAAATACTTGAGGGATTCAgggttttag